AGCACCCATTGGCGGGCGGCTGGCTTCCggtctcttcctgtcttccctgtgTGTGACATCTACAAGAGCAAGGTGCAGGATTCCTTCCTTGCTCGCTTTACCCTGTGGCTCTCGGGTGATGCCTGGTACCAAAGCAACAGCTCGCTCATGGCTGCAACGTGACTGATTGACACCTGTCTTCTGGGAGTTGAGATGATGAGGAGAGAGGACCCTACAGCCCAGAGTCCAGCAGGGACTCCGGAAGGTGTGACCCCGTGACCTGAATCCCGGGGTAATGCTGAGGGCCGATGGGGTGGGGGCACATGGGGACAGTGTGGCTCACCGCTTCCTCATTGGTTTGCTGGTAGAAGGCCTGACCAAAGACAGCCATGACGAAGAGGTTGATGATGAAGGACGCGGAGAGGGCAATGGTGGCCTCAATCAGGAAGTACATGTTGGCTTCTCGAATGTCCGCCCGGCGGGCTCTGTCTACCTCTCTGGACTAGTAAGgtcagagatggagggaaggaccAAAGTCTCTCAGAGGTCCCCGACATCCTCTACCCCCACATTTATACCTGTGTTCCCTCTGAGTCACAGTTCCTTCAGAGTCCCCTGTGTAGAGTCTGGTTCAGGTCCTGGTCGACTGCCCCCTTCCTACATCCCTTGCCGGAGGTCTGGTGCGCAGTGACGGGTTATGTGAGTGAAGGAAGACCTGACCTTTGAGATCCCGCCCTAATTCAGCCCTGGTGTTCTTCCCCTTCATCCAAGAGGCTTCATCTTTGAACGGGTCTGGTTCATGTCTGCCTTAGGACCTTTGCACTTGCTGGTCTCCGTTTGCAATGCCGTCTCCCATCCTTCGGTCTGTCTACCAGactttttagtttgtttctttgtgaGCACCTTTCACCATCCGtgattccttcctttgtttacttTGTCCTTGTCTGTACCCCCACACTGACTGGGATGCAGATGTttctgggggcgggggcggggccttgACTGAGgtacacccctcccccagctcctagCACACCTCAGACGGGCAGACTGAACAGCAGAGAATGATTGATTCCATTCCCGTCTAAGATCCTCAAGGACGGGCGGGCGCCTGAGGCAGGCAGGGGCTCAGGCTGAGGAACGGgctcctcacccctccctccctccctcccctctgctcaCCTTGACCAAGGCTGAGTGCAGGTAGATGTTGTGGGGCATGATGATGGCCCCGACGATGCCCACCGCCTGCAGCAGCTCAGGCTGCCCACAGCCGGGGCAGGAGGGCAGGAACAGGCCCTGAAGAAGTGCTCCCTGGGATGGACGTGCTACCACATACTGTCGGAAGGAGCTTGGTCAGCCCACAGAAACCGcgctccctcccaccccatccccaaagGCAGGCAAGGAGCGTGGCTGAGGGCTATCTCCCTAGACCCTCAGGCTAcccagaaggaagggaaggggatgaTCTCCAGGAAAGGGGTGTTGCTCTGTTTTCCCACCTCGTAACCGAAGGTCAAAGCCATAATAGTAATAAGAAATCCAAAGAAAGCCTCCAACTTGCGCAATCCTAGGAGTATAAAACACAGACTCCAAACCCCTGTCGCATAAACACTGGTGGGTGGCTGTTTTGAGCGCTTTGTCCCAGGCACTGGGCCAAGGGCTTAACATACATTTTCCTCACTGAAACCTCACCACAGCCCTATGACGTCTGGGCTGTTCTTTCCCGCGTTACAGAAGGTGAAACCGGAAACCCTTGCTCAAGGCGCACAGCTGGAGGAAGGGGGACCCATAGCCCTGGGAGGGGCCAAGGCTCCATGAGGGCAGCCctacccactctttttttttttttttaaatgtgtgctgGTATTTGGCCTGCAcgcctgtctgtgtgagggtatcagatccactggagcttgagttacagacagtgagctgccatgtgggtgctgggaattgaacccgggtcctttggaagagcagccagtgctcctaaccgctgagccatctctccagccctgccctacCCTAACCACTCTTATCCCTTAAGAAGAAGGACTTTTCTCTCACCGTAGTtatccaggaagaggaagaagaatgtgTCCACGATGGTGATCAGGACGCCACCCCACAGGGGGATGCTGAAACCACATAGGTCGGATCAGTCCAGCCTGGTCCAGGTCTGGAGTTCCAACCCTCAGTGGGGAGTCGGGCACCCAAACAGCCCAGACAGATAGGGTGAGGGGAGTGTGGGGGTGTGCTGAACACGTGTGGATACACCCAGGAAGGGCAAAACCAGGTAGAGGGATCAGGTGTGGTAGGGAGCCCTGGCCTGTGCTTTGGGACCGACACATGTATGTGAATTTACACGTGTTGCCTTACATCCAAAGAAATAGATTCATACCAGCCCTGTGTGTGAGGAATggggtgattaaaaaaaaaagacatagggaGGCCCTCGGCTTGGGGAGACCACAGTGGCTCCCTCCGGCCTCGGACTGAGGTGGGTGGGCTCCCTGGCATTATACCGTCCAGCTGAGAGCAGATTGAAGGAGATCGCTGTGCCGATGACTTCCTGCATGTCCGAGCCCACAATGGCCAGCTCGATGGTCAGCCAGAGGAGGGTGCGGGGCACCTATGGGGAGGAGACGTTGCTTCCTTAAAAGAAGGCTAGCTGTTTGGCATGTCACGCCGCACTTGCTTTCCAGGGCTCTGCACTGAGCTGTGGGCCTGGAAGTCTGCAGGCTTCTCCATGTGCCAGCTGGTTTTATAAGACAGcggggtggtggcggcgcacccctttaatcccagcactcgggaggcagaagcaggtggatctctgtgagttcgaggccagcctggtctacagagtgagttccgggacagccagggctacacagagaaacccccgtcTCGCAAAACCAAAACAACGAAACAAGACCCGCTTAAAGGAGTGTGTTGTGGTGTTTTGTGTCTCACGAGGGTTTGGGTGCTAGAAGCTTGGTCTCATGTTGAGATCTGGCAGAACCCTTTAGAGCAGAAGACAGAGCTGGGGACACAGGCCTGATGTCCCAGAAGCTAAAGCAGGAGAGAAggtaaattcaaggctagcctggggcagcttggtaagaccctgtctcaaagaaatagtaaagaggGCTGAGGACGGAGCTCAGTGTGACCGTGCTTGCCCTGGCACTGATGAGGCTCCCACCCCCCAAATACATCCCAGCCTAatactaatattttcttttctttgttggttttctctctctctctctctctctctctctctctctctctctctctctctctctctctctctctctctctctcgggtgAAGTTGGATGGGGTGGAAGACAGGATCTCTTTAAGTatccctaactgtcctggaactcactctgtagaccaggctgccttcaaactcacagagagccacctgcctctgcctcctgagtttaaaggggattaaaggggtgtactATTTACCAAACCtagccagacatgatggcacacacctttaatcccagcactctggaggcagaggcatgtgggtcTCTTTGAGTTCCAAGGCTAGCCAGGcttacacagtgaaactctgcctctaaataactaaatgaaaacaaaataaaccacccAGCTTCAAGGACTCTGTTTTAGCAACAGACACAGACTAATTCCAACAGATGCTGAGAGGAACGGACCCCCTGCTCCCAGTGGCATTTTTGACAGTGATACCAGTGAGGATACTAGGTTCCAGTAGTTCTCATTGTTATTTAAGCCTGGCAGCAAGCTTCTAGAAGCAAATGGCTGTTTTAGGGCGCCTATGGCGTTGGGAAGGGGTTATCAGCTTTACTGACACCTTTTGCCCTCTGATCCTGAAAGGGTTAAATCTGAAAAGGGCTGGAGATAGGAgctcctgggtttgatctccaagcgtgcaaaaacaaaacaaaatacaagtgaatcaataaaacaaaaatccctctGAACTAGCTCATGGTGTAATTTGGGTGGTCTTGAGTGGCTATCCACAACACCCGAGTTCCCCAGCCCAGCAGCGACTAGCCAGCCCTCAGCTGCTGGGGCTCTCTTTGTGTGCTATGAACCGAACCTGTGTTTTCTTTGCCAGCTGGACCTGTGACGCCCGGGAGCTGGCGATGTCTTTATTTGATGCCAGAAGCTATAAATAGTGGCTCAGGGTCTGAGACCCGTGGGTGCTTCCCGTTCATGACCCCTCTGCCTACTCCCGGCTCACCCACCTTAGGGTAGTAGAGATGGCAGACTTCACCCAAGTCCTTGCCTGTCACCACGCCTAGCCGGGCAGCCAGCCTCTGGCAGAGCAAGCCTAGCACCGTGGCCCAGAGCAGCACCCAGAGGAGCTGTGAGGGAACAGGGGAGACTCTCAGCCAAAACAGCGCTTCCCGGACAGAGAAGAGGTGCGGTGGAAAGACCGCCCCCTACGGTACAGCCTCCtttctggggtgggggggcttcCCTGGAGacacccctccaccccatcccaccaCCCACCCTGCACCCGCCACACAGAGCATGCTTGAACATCGTCCCTATTCCCAGGCAAACCAGCTTGCCGTGGAGACCTGGGGGTCTTCCCTCTCTTAGCCAAGACGCTCCCCTCCCTACAGAGCCACCGTAAAGACCCAGATTCTATACTTTAAATCCTGCCACAGCACCGGCCTGAAGGTCCGACTCGATGTTGCCTGGGTCAAGGAAAGCGATGCTCATGAGGAAGCCAGGCCCCGTGAAAGCCCACAGTTTCCTCAGGCTGAACGTGCCCTGGGGGAGTAAGCAGAATCAAGTCATCTTAGATGCGGGGGTGGTTGTGCCTGGCCTCGGCCAAACTCAGCAGGCATCTTCGGCCCAGGCTGGCCAGCCCGGTCCTCCATCACCCACCCCCCAGTGCCGCCCTCCACCCTGAGGAAGCAGTGGGACGTGCTGAGTCACTGTGGCTCTTGCCTTCTGGATGGGTCACGTTCTGCAGCTGGCCAGCACGTGACCTGCCTCTCCCCCTTGCAGACCTCAGAGTCCCGAGAGGGGGACCTTGGTTGTAGTTACACCTCCCTGCCCCAGTTCCTCCCTCCCCGGCCTTTCTCAGACCACAGGCCCTTCTCCCTGGGGAACCACGGAGGTCTCTGTCACTCAACCCTATTTCTGGGTTTGGCCTCTTTGTCGGTCTACGAATCTGCTCAGATGGTAGCAACAGACTGAGAACGGGGGCCCGGAGGGTaagggcacttgtcaccaagcctggaacccacatagtaggagagaactgacccctacaagttgtcctctggcctccacaagcatgctaTAGTATAGGTATggacacacctacacacacacacacacacacacacacaaatgaatgaatgaatgaatgaatgaatgaatgaatgaatagatgtgatacattataaaaagaaagagtGTGGCCAAACTGGGTGACAGCATCCTAGAATCAGCCTGATACTTCTCTTCATCCATCACTTCCCTGGGTGGTCCCTTCCTCCTGCGCTAAAATAGTCTCCAGGCTCTTTCCCCTCATGGGAAAGCTGAGGTCCTCCTGAGAACCCATTGATGATTTTTCAGGTAACTACAGAGTGCCCAGTTGGTCACGGTCGTGGTCACAGAAGatgccccctccccagcctgcaAGACCTCAGAGGATCTGGTAGACCCAGGAAGCTCTGAGGCCATTCCCAGCGTTCCTACCTGctctgtgctggggatgggaatCTTCTCTCTCAAGTAGGTCTCCTGGGGAGGCACAGGTGCTGTGCCAGGCAGGCTGGAAACAGAGCCATAGCTGGGCCAGCTCAGCCCCTGGGGGCTCTTGTCACCTGCGAGGGACCCCAGGATGTTAGGCGGGTGTGAGCTTCTTTCAAGAGCCTAGGATTCaagctgcctgcctcctcctcctccaccaccacctccaccccatcGACTGGCCATTTCATCTGTGTGTCAAGCAGAGGTTTCCAGAATCACTTCCCTCCCAGTGAGCACAGAACTTCTCCAATCCAAATCTCCTGAGTCAGGAGATTTGTGAGACATGAGGCCCAGGGAAGGGCAAGCCAAAGTCTCTAGCTCAGCCCCTCGGGCCCCCAGCTCAGCTCCTTGGGCCCCTAGCTTAGCTGCTCAGGGGGGCCCCATACTCTGTTGCCTCCATCAGTTTTAATCCAAAGAAGTGCCTGACTCCAGTGTGTCTGGCGGATCAGAGCCCCCACAGAGACCTTAAGTCTTCCTTGCTGCCTCAAATCTCCCTCAGACTTGGTCTCCTCGttcaccctccccctcccctggagTCACACTAGGTCCCACTCACGAGTCATGAGGACGCAGGTGTCAGACGTCTGATCCGCAGGCCCAGCAGCTTCCCAATCTGTCCCCTTCTATGGGTGCTGGTACAAGTGAGTAAGAGTCGGGGAACACACATCCTTCCCAGCCTTGCCAGATTCTCATCTCCACATCACCAAGGGCATGCCCACAGTTTCACATATTCGGGGTTTCGAAACACTCACCGAACGCAGAAGTGGCCAGTTGTGGCGGAAGGGGCTGGTAACCCACATTTTGACCCTTGTTCCTCTCCTGACTACCCTGTCCTTCATAATACCTCTGGTCTTGTTCCCAAAATTATCTCTGATTTCAGGTCTTTCTGCCTTTTGAGCATTGGTGGTCACATTTCAtggtagtcacacacacacacacaagcacacacacacacaagcacacacacacacaagcacacacacacagatacacaactCATATACAGTCAGTCAGGCCTTTCATCTCAGTCTGGAGTTCAAGGGCCATGAGTTGACCTaatgggaaagaaggagagaggcagagagtcaTATGCACCTGTGAGGGTCTCAGAGGAAGACTTCCCAGGCCCTGCCATGGGTGAATGCTGCATCCACACCCCAAAATGAACTCCTGGATATTTACCCCAGAGAAATTAAACATATGTCCAAACAAAAACCTGCACATGAAGTTTATagcaactttttgttttttgagacagggtttctctgtgtagttttggtgcctgtcctgggtctcactctgtagaccaggctggcctcaaactcacagagatccacctgcctctgcctccagagagctgggattaaaggtgtgcgccaccacctggcttgcaacattatttgtaatagccaaaagcTGGAGCTTTCCAGCTGTCCATCAACGCGTGAGTGAATCGCTACTTggcaataaaagaaacaaagtactaCCACATTTAATACCGTGGGTAAATCTTCAGGAAATTATACTGGATGAAAAGTTCAAAGCCCGCCTGGGCTGCAGATTAAGGTCCCAACAatttagtgaaaccctgtctcacaatgCAAAGGAAAACCAAAGCGGGAAAGTAGTTTAGAAAGTTAGTAGTTTAGAAAGCTGGCATAGCACGTgcctagattttttaaaaaaaagtcactttcAAAAGCTTACCTATTAGTTCAACGTGGTAGCACGTGTCTCCAACCCCAGTGCTccagaggctaagacaggagaatAGTGAGTTTCAGGTGAGCCTTGCGTACACCAGACACACGAGACTCTGCCATTGACCTGTGATTTCAGCccttgggttttcaagacagagtctatGTGGTggaggccggcctcaaactcataatcctcctacctctgcatcctgagtgctggggttataggtgtcaCACCTGCCTtgaatccgtgtgtgtgtgtgtgtgtgtgtgtgtgtgtgtgtgtgtgtgtgtgtgtagtgtgtagggagagagagagagagagagagagagagagagagagagagagagagagagagagagagagagagcgccttgGGGAAACAGGAGTTAACTGTTTTGTCAAGCTGGCTGGcctcaggatccacctgtctccaaaTTTCAGCTTTGCCTGACTTTTCATATGGGTGCTAAGGATTAGCACTCGGGTCTCGCTGCACGCTGGCAGAGCAAAGGCTCTTCTTacccgctgagccgtctcccccGCCCCTGTAGGTTCATTTAAATAGTACTTTTACAACGACAACATTCTAGAACCGAAGCTCAGATCTGTGGTTGCCCCAGGTTAGGAACAGATCAGATGGAGAATAGATGTGGTTGTACAAGTGACTTCAAGGAGCCTTTGTGGGGTTGCGATGTGGTAGATAGGGAAACCACATGTAAACCACCGTACAGGATTTAATGTACCCACGCATCCGTGCACCCTTCCACAGCCAATGAGTCTAAGAGAAAGTGAGGATGTTATGATCCAGGATAACGGTCCATGACATTGGGTCAATGTCGGTATTCCAACTACAGTAAAAGCAGAAATGCAAACAGACATTTGAACACCAGTTCCTAGCAACATCATTCACATTAGCCCAGGAGTGGAAAATACCGGCGAGTCTGTCAACACATGGATAAATACAATATAGTATGGACATGCAATGGAATGT
The window above is part of the Peromyscus maniculatus bairdii isolate BWxNUB_F1_BW_parent chromosome 13, HU_Pman_BW_mat_3.1, whole genome shotgun sequence genome. Proteins encoded here:
- the Slc11a1 gene encoding natural resistance-associated macrophage protein 1 isoform X2, with the protein product MTRDKSPQGLSWPSYGSVSSLPGTAPVPPQETYLREKIPIPSTEQGTFSLRKLWAFTGPGFLMSIAFLDPGNIESDLQAGAVAGFKVPRTLLWLTIELAIVGSDMQEVIGTAISFNLLSAGRIPLWGGVLITIVDTFFFLFLDNYGLRKLEAFFGFLITIMALTFGYEYVVARPSQGALLQGLFLPSCPGCGQPELLQAVGIVGAIIMPHNIYLHSALVKSREVDRARRADIREANMYFLIEATIALSASFIINLFVMAVFGQAFYQQTNEEAFNICANSSLHNYAKIFPRDNQTVSVDIYQGGVILGCLFGPAALYIWAVGLLAAGQSSTMTGTYAGQFVMEGFLRLRWSRFTRVLLTRSCAILPTVLVAVFRDLRDLSGLNDLLNVLQSLLLPFAVLPILTFTSMPAVMQEFANGLLSKVITSCIMALVCAINLYFVVSYLPSLPHPAYFGLVALLALGYLGLTAYLAWTCCIAHGASFLTHSSHQHFLYGLPKEEQEDGGESSG
- the Slc11a1 gene encoding natural resistance-associated macrophage protein 1 isoform X1; this encodes MTRDKSPQGLSWPSYGSVSSLPGTAPVPPQETYLREKIPIPSTEQGTFSLRKLWAFTGPGFLMSIAFLDPGNIESDLQAGAVAGFKLLWVLLWATVLGLLCQRLAARLGVVTGKDLGEVCHLYYPKVPRTLLWLTIELAIVGSDMQEVIGTAISFNLLSAGRIPLWGGVLITIVDTFFFLFLDNYGLRKLEAFFGFLITIMALTFGYEYVVARPSQGALLQGLFLPSCPGCGQPELLQAVGIVGAIIMPHNIYLHSALVKSREVDRARRADIREANMYFLIEATIALSASFIINLFVMAVFGQAFYQQTNEEAFNICANSSLHNYAKIFPRDNQTVSVDIYQGGVILGCLFGPAALYIWAVGLLAAGQSSTMTGTYAGQFVMEGFLRLRWSRFTRVLLTRSCAILPTVLVAVFRDLRDLSGLNDLLNVLQSLLLPFAVLPILTFTSMPAVMQEFANGLLSKVITSCIMALVCAINLYFVVSYLPSLPHPAYFGLVALLALGYLGLTAYLAWTCCIAHGASFLTHSSHQHFLYGLPKEEQEDGGESSG